A genomic segment from Trichocoleus sp. encodes:
- a CDS encoding DUF4070 domain-containing protein, producing the protein MRVLLLYPLFPKSFWSFDKVLELIGRKVSLPPLSLITVAAILPQTWEFRLVDRNVGCETDADWYWAELVIISGMIVQKDDMLFLIEAAKRRRKPVAVGGPYVTSVPEAAQKAGADFLVLDEGEITLPLLVEALERGEKSGVFRANGEKPDVSTSPVPRFDLLEMNAYSDMSVQFSRGCPYQCEFCDIIVLYGRKPRTKTPAQLLAEFQALYDLGWRRSVFVVDDNFIGNKRNAKLMLRELAPWMVEHDYPFSLSTEASVDLAQDQELLDLMIAANFSAVFLGIETPDTDSLSLTQKYQNTRNSLVESVQTINQSGLRVMAGFIIGFDGEKSGAGDRIIDFVEATAIPQALFGMLQALPGTALWQRLEKEGRLRTEGEEVSGKQITLMNFVPTRPLEEIAREFVTCFRELYEADRYLARVYRHYLTMKPIPHQKKKPQMLELMEIRALLIIFWRQGIKRSTRWQFWKQLYSILQKNPGVFQHYLTSCAHIEHFLEYRQIVQDEVEAELSRYVAVEPQKVAAVAGQS; encoded by the coding sequence ATGCGAGTTTTATTACTTTATCCCCTCTTCCCTAAGTCATTTTGGTCTTTTGACAAAGTCCTGGAACTGATTGGGCGCAAAGTTTCTCTCCCACCGCTAAGCTTGATCACCGTTGCCGCGATTCTGCCTCAAACCTGGGAATTTCGCTTAGTCGATCGCAATGTTGGCTGTGAAACTGATGCAGACTGGTACTGGGCAGAGCTAGTCATTATCTCCGGCATGATCGTGCAGAAGGACGATATGCTGTTCCTGATTGAGGCGGCAAAGCGACGGCGTAAACCAGTTGCAGTTGGTGGACCTTACGTCACTTCGGTTCCGGAAGCTGCTCAGAAAGCAGGGGCAGATTTCCTAGTGTTGGATGAAGGCGAAATCACCTTACCTCTTCTGGTTGAAGCTCTGGAACGAGGAGAAAAATCGGGCGTTTTTCGTGCCAATGGAGAGAAGCCAGATGTTAGCACCAGCCCTGTTCCTCGATTTGACCTGCTGGAGATGAACGCTTACAGCGATATGTCGGTGCAGTTTTCGCGGGGCTGTCCTTATCAGTGCGAATTCTGCGACATCATTGTGCTATATGGACGGAAGCCGCGCACAAAAACCCCGGCTCAACTGCTGGCAGAGTTTCAAGCGCTATATGACTTAGGCTGGCGGCGATCGGTCTTTGTTGTAGACGATAACTTTATTGGCAACAAGCGCAATGCCAAATTGATGCTGCGGGAACTGGCACCCTGGATGGTAGAGCATGACTACCCCTTTAGTTTATCGACTGAGGCTTCTGTCGATCTGGCTCAAGATCAAGAACTGCTCGATCTCATGATTGCTGCAAACTTTAGTGCCGTATTTTTAGGCATTGAAACCCCTGACACAGATAGCTTATCGCTGACTCAAAAATACCAAAATACTCGTAACTCTTTAGTGGAGTCAGTACAAACCATTAATCAATCTGGGCTGCGGGTGATGGCTGGGTTCATCATTGGGTTTGACGGTGAGAAATCCGGCGCAGGCGATCGCATCATTGATTTTGTCGAAGCCACCGCAATTCCCCAAGCGTTGTTTGGTATGCTGCAAGCGTTACCTGGAACTGCCCTCTGGCAGCGACTTGAAAAAGAGGGGCGCTTACGAACAGAAGGGGAAGAGGTAAGCGGCAAACAAATAACGCTGATGAACTTTGTGCCAACCCGTCCACTGGAGGAGATTGCACGCGAGTTTGTCACTTGCTTCCGGGAGTTGTACGAAGCCGATCGCTATTTAGCGCGAGTCTATCGCCATTATTTAACGATGAAGCCAATTCCTCATCAAAAGAAAAAGCCTCAAATGCTGGAGTTGATGGAAATCCGGGCGCTGTTGATCATCTTTTGGCGGCAAGGAATTAAGCGCAGCACCCGCTGGCAGTTTTGGAAACAGCTATATTCGATTCTGCAGAAAAACCCAGGCGTATTCCAGCACTACTTAACCAGTTGCGCCCATATCGAGCATTTTCTGGAGTATCGCCAGATTGTACAGGATGAGGTTGAAGCTGAACTGTCTCGCTACGTAGCAGTGGAACCACAAAAGGTTGCTGCAGTCGCGGGTCAATCTTGA
- a CDS encoding DUF3134 family protein, which yields MTVRHNPALYEEPINQPLRTIPPIARESLIKWLERTGRFHAEDDGEFQDHKLSEDLDSILEPEPYTLEDEEQE from the coding sequence GTGACTGTACGCCACAATCCTGCTCTCTACGAAGAACCTATCAATCAACCTTTAAGAACGATTCCTCCCATAGCAAGAGAATCTTTGATTAAATGGCTAGAGCGCACTGGTAGGTTTCATGCTGAGGACGATGGTGAATTCCAAGACCACAAGCTGTCAGAAGATTTAGATAGCATTTTGGAGCCGGAACCCTACACTTTGGAGGATGAAGAGCAAGAGTGA